One Stenotrophomonas maltophilia DNA window includes the following coding sequences:
- the blaL1 gene encoding L1 family subclass B3 metallo-beta-lactamase encodes MRFSLLAVTLAAVLPVAHASAAEAPLPQLRAYTVDASWLQPMAPLQIADHTWQIGTENLTALLVQTAEGAILLDGGMPQMAGHLLDNMKARGVAPQDLRLILLSHAHADHAGPVAELKRRSGAHVVTNAESAVLLARGGSDDLHFGDDITYPPASVDRIIMDGEVVEVGGIEFTAHFMPGHTPGSTAWTWTDTREGKPVRIAYADSLSAPGYQLQGNARYPRLVEDYKRSFATVRALPCDVLLTPHPGASNWDYSAGARAGAKALTCKAYADAAEQKFDAQLAKETARAR; translated from the coding sequence ATGCGTTTTTCCCTGCTCGCCGTCACACTGGCCGCTGTTCTTCCGGTCGCGCACGCCAGCGCCGCCGAGGCACCACTGCCGCAGTTGCGGGCCTACACCGTGGATGCTTCCTGGCTGCAGCCGATGGCACCGCTGCAGATTGCTGACCACACCTGGCAGATCGGTACCGAGAACCTGACCGCGCTGTTGGTGCAGACCGCCGAGGGCGCAATACTGCTCGACGGCGGCATGCCACAGATGGCCGGCCACCTGCTCGACAACATGAAGGCACGCGGCGTGGCACCGCAGGACCTGCGTCTGATCCTGCTCAGCCATGCGCATGCCGACCATGCAGGCCCAGTGGCGGAACTGAAGCGCCGCAGCGGCGCGCACGTGGTCACCAACGCGGAATCGGCGGTGCTGCTGGCACGTGGTGGCAGCGATGATCTGCACTTCGGTGATGACATCACTTATCCGCCAGCCAGTGTCGATCGCATCATCATGGATGGCGAAGTGGTCGAGGTGGGCGGCATCGAATTCACCGCGCACTTCATGCCGGGACACACCCCGGGCAGCACCGCGTGGACCTGGACCGATACCCGCGAGGGCAAGCCGGTGCGCATCGCCTATGCCGACAGCCTGAGTGCACCGGGCTACCAGCTGCAGGGCAATGCGCGCTATCCGCGCTTGGTCGAGGACTACAAGCGCAGCTTCGCGACGGTGCGGGCGTTGCCCTGTGACGTGTTGCTGACCCCTCATCCGGGCGCCAGCAACTGGGACTACTCCGCGGGTGCAAGGGCCGGTGCCAAGGCACTGACCTGCAAGGCCTACGCGGATGCGGCCGAACAGAAGTTCGACGCACAGCTGGCCAAGGAAACAGCCCGCGCCCGCTGA
- a CDS encoding KAP family P-loop NTPase fold protein, whose translation MTLLRKATGPKIDESAPWYDDPFNREAEGEMLARLIASSTDAPLVVSLQSPWGSGKTVFLRRLALHIKTAKDIPTIRIDAWKTDDCSDPLVAIIAELSLHLEKFKKEEGHLASDVDSCISRLAKFGSKIMLPATSIVADLHTPGSGDVLRSAGAFAERLLDMQKDRSSAEKDFRDVLIEARCLMTGRGRNRKPAPMLLIIDELDRCRPDHAIRTLERIKHYFDVPGISFLIATDRGNLPAAVKSVYGAHVDGELYLRKFFDYEFHLAPPNPIVFAKNLASESILPDIDPIMPEKPYVQASNHLEFVVNAMRVSGRQMLKGEYLDAFPAFSQCFSLTLRDQEQAMTMISAYVHTRERENELLPVVDCFLACLRFGHPSSFKAIVDGTRTILLQTSKAEDDMALLQRVRVASHWDAISATLETRVVISLDDEPEKRTISSTLLKSYQNSLRSGKPNLALLMLAARLHRREFDIYTYASSFVRLSA comes from the coding sequence ATGACGCTACTCAGGAAAGCCACTGGGCCAAAAATCGACGAATCGGCGCCTTGGTACGATGATCCATTCAACCGCGAGGCCGAAGGTGAGATGCTCGCCCGACTGATCGCTTCCAGCACAGACGCTCCATTGGTGGTCTCGCTGCAATCTCCGTGGGGCAGCGGGAAAACCGTATTTCTCAGGCGACTGGCTCTGCATATAAAGACGGCCAAAGACATACCCACCATTCGGATTGATGCATGGAAAACAGACGACTGCTCTGATCCGCTCGTCGCCATAATTGCCGAACTTTCATTGCATCTTGAGAAGTTCAAAAAGGAGGAAGGTCATCTCGCAAGTGACGTGGACAGCTGTATATCAAGGCTTGCGAAATTCGGCTCCAAGATCATGCTTCCAGCGACTTCGATTGTTGCTGATCTCCACACTCCCGGCAGTGGCGATGTACTCCGATCTGCGGGCGCCTTTGCCGAGCGGCTCCTTGACATGCAGAAGGATCGCAGTTCGGCAGAGAAGGACTTTAGAGATGTCTTAATTGAGGCGAGGTGCCTCATGACCGGTCGAGGCCGAAACCGAAAACCTGCTCCAATGCTACTAATTATCGATGAACTTGATCGATGCCGGCCCGATCATGCCATCAGAACTCTAGAACGAATTAAGCACTACTTTGATGTCCCCGGAATTTCGTTTCTTATCGCCACAGATCGAGGAAACCTTCCCGCAGCGGTTAAATCCGTTTACGGCGCCCATGTGGACGGGGAGCTATACCTTAGGAAGTTCTTCGACTATGAGTTCCATCTAGCCCCACCGAACCCTATAGTCTTTGCGAAGAACTTGGCATCAGAGTCAATTCTTCCAGACATTGACCCCATCATGCCTGAGAAGCCATATGTCCAAGCAAGCAACCACCTAGAGTTTGTTGTCAATGCCATGCGAGTCAGCGGCAGGCAAATGCTCAAAGGAGAATACTTGGATGCATTCCCTGCATTTTCCCAGTGCTTCTCATTGACACTGCGCGACCAAGAACAAGCCATGACCATGATATCGGCATACGTTCATACCCGGGAACGTGAGAATGAGCTACTACCTGTCGTCGACTGCTTTTTGGCATGCCTTCGCTTCGGCCACCCAAGTTCTTTCAAAGCAATCGTGGACGGGACAAGGACCATCCTCCTCCAAACATCGAAAGCTGAGGATGACATGGCACTTCTCCAAAGAGTAAGAGTCGCATCACATTGGGACGCAATCTCAGCGACCCTCGAAACCCGTGTGGTCATATCGCTGGATGATGAACCTGAGAAGAGAACTATCTCCTCCACCCTCCTAAAGAGTTACCAGAACAGTCTCCGCTCAGGAAAGCCAAATCTCGCGCTTTTGATGCTTGCCGCGAGGCTTCATCGGCGTGAATTTGACATCTACACTTACGCCTCCTCGTTTGTCCGTCTCTCGGCATAG
- a CDS encoding TonB-dependent receptor domain-containing protein, with translation MTRPVPPAALRRLAPTLLAACLCAALPATAQTAASAPVELHLPAGPLQASLNSLARQSGIQLLFAADRVSGRNAPALDGRYTPHDALQRLLAGQGLAMQERSPGVFVVSAAPASPKPRAPARAASSAASPATTTSLARVTVSASTARMPQGETAMPNTITVLTREDIAQQLALGSDLSRVLSSQIPAFAPAREKMSNYGETMRGRGILYMVDGVPQSTPLRDGSRDSHTIDPAMIERIEVIHGANALQGIGGTGGIVNIITRSAPSEPGAFLLDTNVSYSAALPSRHDDNGQRGSALVGVRGEQFDLVAGLAYEKQGLYHDGEGRSIGTNAQGELMDSTSSNVFAKLGWNIAEGHRLQVMANRYELRGLDNYLAINGDYRTGRPTISVPGDTPLDPPMNRSRSLTVDYSAADLLGGRFQAQAFAVDFEGRYGASQWDPWGNTGANAAWDQTQNESDKRGFKLTQSWTRVADTTLDVTLGLDGLRDRTHQVLLASGMNWVPQTTYQSLSPLLQLHWWPTDHLMLSGGLRYEKGELDVGDYTTLPRYGARKVAGGKPTMSETLPNFGAVWYINDRLNAYASYSEGYTVADVGRVLRAINRDGQRVDSLIDLSPVVSDNREIGLEYDDGRFSGDIAYYTSESKLGSVLIYDPGIDAYAVQRQATRVEGFESNLRLRLGDSRLGLGYARANGRYDADVDGRLDSDLAGVNIAPNRLTAFWEQSWTPQLSIRLQASHAFDRDFDLRGARVAEFKGYTTVDLVARYTLDKHSFTLGVQNLANKQYISYYSQTTPSNPSYFSGRGRVVTLGWQYRY, from the coding sequence ATGACCCGCCCTGTTCCGCCCGCCGCGCTGCGCCGGCTGGCCCCCACCCTGCTCGCCGCCTGCCTGTGTGCGGCCCTGCCCGCCACCGCACAGACCGCTGCGTCCGCACCCGTCGAACTGCACCTGCCGGCCGGCCCGCTGCAGGCTTCGCTCAACTCGCTGGCGCGCCAGAGTGGCATCCAGCTGCTGTTCGCGGCCGACAGAGTGAGCGGCCGCAACGCGCCCGCCCTCGACGGCCGCTACACCCCGCACGACGCCCTGCAGCGCCTGCTGGCCGGGCAAGGCCTGGCGATGCAGGAGCGCTCGCCAGGGGTGTTCGTGGTGAGTGCCGCGCCGGCATCGCCCAAGCCCCGCGCTCCGGCCCGGGCCGCGTCATCGGCAGCGTCCCCGGCCACGACCACTTCGCTGGCCCGGGTCACGGTATCGGCCTCGACCGCGCGCATGCCGCAGGGCGAGACCGCGATGCCCAACACCATCACCGTGCTGACCCGCGAGGACATCGCCCAGCAGCTGGCGCTGGGTTCGGATCTGTCGCGGGTGCTGTCGTCACAGATCCCGGCGTTTGCCCCGGCGCGCGAGAAGATGTCCAACTACGGCGAAACCATGCGTGGCCGCGGCATCCTGTACATGGTCGACGGCGTGCCGCAGTCGACGCCGCTGCGCGATGGCTCGCGTGATTCGCACACCATCGACCCGGCGATGATCGAGCGCATCGAGGTCATCCACGGCGCCAACGCGCTGCAGGGCATCGGCGGTACCGGTGGCATCGTCAACATCATCACCCGCAGCGCGCCCAGCGAGCCGGGCGCGTTCCTGCTCGACACCAACGTCAGCTACAGCGCTGCCCTGCCCAGCCGCCACGATGACAACGGGCAGCGCGGCTCGGCCCTGGTGGGCGTGCGTGGCGAGCAGTTCGATCTGGTGGCCGGTCTGGCGTATGAGAAGCAGGGCCTGTACCACGACGGCGAGGGCCGATCGATCGGCACCAACGCGCAGGGCGAGCTGATGGACTCGACCTCATCGAACGTGTTTGCCAAGCTGGGCTGGAACATTGCCGAGGGCCATCGCCTGCAGGTGATGGCCAACCGCTACGAACTGCGCGGGCTGGACAATTACCTGGCCATCAACGGTGACTACCGGACCGGTCGCCCGACCATTTCGGTCCCCGGTGATACGCCGCTCGATCCGCCGATGAACCGCTCGCGTTCGTTGACCGTGGACTACAGCGCCGCCGACCTGCTCGGCGGCCGTTTCCAGGCGCAGGCCTTCGCAGTGGATTTCGAAGGCCGCTACGGTGCCAGCCAGTGGGACCCGTGGGGCAACACCGGCGCCAACGCCGCCTGGGACCAGACCCAGAACGAATCGGACAAGCGCGGCTTCAAGCTGACCCAGAGCTGGACCCGCGTCGCCGACACCACGCTGGACGTGACCTTGGGCCTGGACGGCCTGCGCGACCGCACCCACCAGGTGCTGCTGGCCAGTGGCATGAACTGGGTGCCGCAGACCACCTACCAGAGCCTGTCACCGCTGCTGCAGCTGCACTGGTGGCCGACCGATCACCTGATGCTGTCCGGCGGCCTGCGTTACGAGAAGGGCGAGCTGGACGTGGGTGACTACACCACCCTGCCCCGCTACGGCGCTCGCAAGGTGGCTGGCGGCAAGCCGACCATGAGCGAGACCCTGCCCAACTTCGGCGCGGTCTGGTACATCAACGATCGCCTCAACGCCTACGCCTCGTATTCGGAAGGCTACACCGTGGCCGACGTCGGCCGCGTGCTGCGCGCGATCAACCGCGACGGACAACGCGTGGACAGCCTCATCGACCTGTCACCGGTGGTGTCGGACAACCGCGAGATCGGCCTGGAGTACGACGATGGCCGCTTCAGCGGTGACATTGCCTACTACACCTCCGAATCCAAGCTCGGCTCGGTACTGATCTACGATCCGGGCATCGACGCCTATGCGGTGCAGCGCCAGGCCACCCGCGTGGAAGGCTTTGAAAGCAACCTGCGCCTGCGCTTGGGCGACAGCCGGCTTGGCCTGGGCTATGCGCGCGCCAACGGCCGCTACGATGCCGACGTTGACGGCCGCCTCGACAGCGACCTGGCTGGCGTGAACATCGCACCGAACCGGCTGACCGCGTTCTGGGAACAAAGCTGGACGCCGCAGCTCAGCATCCGCCTGCAGGCAAGCCATGCCTTCGACCGCGATTTCGATCTGCGTGGCGCACGGGTGGCGGAGTTCAAGGGTTACACCACCGTGGATCTGGTCGCGCGCTACACGCTGGACAAGCACTCCTTCACGCTGGGCGTGCAGAACCTGGCGAACAAGCAGTACATCAGCTACTACTCGCAGACCACGCCGTCGAACCCGAGCTATTTCTCGGGCCGTGGCCGGGTGGTGACGCTGGGGTGGCAGTACCGGTACTGA
- a CDS encoding carboxymuconolactone decarboxylase family protein, with the protein MSRVPLIDVANTTADRQALLGQVHAAFGATPAMFRAVANSPAALQSMWGSFGALGGGRLSPLLGEQIAVAIANRNACEYCLAAHTALGRKAGASSEQMAAAQIGQSSDPATAAALNFALKVVEQRAQITDGDVQALRAAGFDDEQIVEILAHVALNLFTNYINVAFDVPVDFPKVALR; encoded by the coding sequence ATGTCCCGTGTCCCCCTGATCGATGTCGCCAACACCACCGCCGACCGCCAAGCCCTGCTGGGCCAGGTCCACGCCGCGTTCGGCGCCACCCCGGCCATGTTCCGCGCCGTGGCCAATTCGCCGGCCGCCCTGCAGAGCATGTGGGGCTCGTTCGGCGCGCTGGGCGGCGGTCGCCTGTCGCCGTTGCTGGGCGAGCAGATCGCCGTCGCCATCGCCAACCGCAATGCCTGCGAGTATTGCCTTGCCGCACATACCGCGCTGGGCCGCAAGGCAGGCGCCAGCAGCGAGCAGATGGCCGCCGCGCAGATCGGCCAGTCCAGCGACCCGGCTACCGCCGCAGCCCTGAACTTCGCGCTGAAGGTAGTCGAGCAGCGTGCGCAGATCACCGATGGTGATGTGCAGGCACTGCGTGCCGCCGGCTTCGACGATGAGCAGATCGTCGAGATTCTCGCCCATGTGGCGCTCAATCTGTTCACCAACTACATCAACGTCGCGTTCGACGTGCCGGTGGACTTCCCGAAGGTGGCGCTGCGCTGA
- a CDS encoding DUF411 domain-containing protein, which produces MNRSLSLGLLLGTVLATTACARAAEESPAAPVASEAPAAPIKSSPSQVDPALPIAIVHKTASCGCCGIWVDHLKAEGFQVDVRNTDDMNPIKVRLGVPAGKASCHTAEIGGYVVEGHIPAEDIKRLLAERPAARGLVLPGMPAGSPGMEMPDGYVQPYTVELVRTDGTTEPFAQHGQGG; this is translated from the coding sequence ATGAACCGTTCTCTCTCCCTCGGCCTGCTGCTGGGCACCGTGTTGGCCACGACCGCCTGCGCGCGCGCTGCCGAAGAATCGCCTGCCGCGCCGGTTGCCAGCGAAGCCCCGGCGGCACCGATCAAGTCCAGCCCGTCGCAGGTGGACCCGGCACTGCCCATTGCCATCGTGCACAAGACCGCCAGCTGTGGCTGCTGCGGCATCTGGGTCGACCATCTGAAGGCCGAAGGCTTCCAGGTGGATGTGCGCAATACCGATGACATGAACCCGATCAAGGTCCGGCTGGGTGTGCCGGCCGGCAAGGCGTCCTGCCACACCGCCGAGATCGGTGGTTACGTGGTCGAGGGCCACATCCCGGCCGAGGACATCAAGCGACTGCTGGCCGAGCGGCCGGCCGCACGCGGGCTGGTGCTGCCCGGCATGCCGGCCGGTTCGCCGGGCATGGAAATGCCCGATGGCTACGTGCAACCGTACACCGTCGAGCTGGTGCGCACCGATGGCACCACCGAGCCGTTCGCGCAGCACGGCCAGGGCGGCTGA
- a CDS encoding FdhF/YdeP family oxidoreductase, whose protein sequence is MSEQKPPRYKPYNQPAGGWGAAGATAKVLLQQSVIGKGSKALLAMNQPGGFKCPSCAFPDADERKKLEFCENGAKALAWEATQFRAGRELFAQHTVTELMAQTDYWLEMQGRLTEPMRYDASTDHYVPCSWDEAFALIGRHLQALDSPHQAEFYTSGRTPNEAAFLYSIFVREFGTNNFPDCSNMCHEPTSRGLPPAIGVGKGTIVLQDFEHAEAIFVIGQNTGTNSPRMMSNLVEARKRGIPIVAVNPMPERALIRFAEPQDMVQMATFGSTEITSEFVHIRIGGDLALIKGMMKVMFEREAQGERVLDHDFLAEHTVGLDALRDDVLAQDWNEIVQVSGITQAQIRRCAEIYIRSKATVICYGMGLTQHQYGSTLLQQVANLLLLRGNFGKPGAGIGPIRGHSNVQGDRTVGIDEKPKPAYLDRVQQVFGFDPPREHGHHVVESIEAMLDGSAKVFIGMGGNFIHAVPDTPRAYEAMRGLELTVGIATKLNRGHLVHGRDALILPVVARSERIVTPAGEQFVTIEDAMSNVTASRGVLEPVSTDVLPEVEIVCRMAMATLPHSKVDWGGCMHDYAPIRELIAAVYPEIYTGFNERIQQPHGFHLDIPPRRRVWPTSNGKANILVMPGLAVDAPVDDPEMLRLATVRSHDQYNTTIYSYNDRYRGVYNDRMVLFMNIEDRLARGLEKEALVSLETISGDGVNRRIEGLTVLDYPMPRGALAGYYPELNPLLPLDYYDRVSGTPAAKSIPVRMRAMVAAIA, encoded by the coding sequence ATGTCCGAGCAGAAGCCGCCGCGTTACAAGCCCTACAACCAGCCGGCCGGTGGCTGGGGTGCCGCCGGTGCCACGGCCAAGGTGCTGTTGCAGCAGAGTGTGATCGGCAAGGGCTCGAAGGCGCTGCTGGCGATGAACCAGCCCGGTGGCTTCAAGTGCCCCAGCTGTGCGTTCCCCGATGCCGATGAACGCAAGAAGCTGGAATTCTGCGAGAACGGTGCCAAGGCGTTGGCCTGGGAAGCCACGCAGTTCCGTGCCGGTCGTGAGCTGTTCGCCCAGCACACGGTCACCGAGCTGATGGCGCAGACCGACTACTGGCTGGAGATGCAGGGCCGGCTGACCGAGCCGATGCGCTACGACGCGTCCACCGATCATTACGTTCCCTGCAGCTGGGATGAGGCGTTTGCCCTGATCGGCCGTCATCTGCAGGCGCTGGACAGCCCGCACCAGGCCGAGTTCTACACCTCCGGCCGTACACCCAACGAAGCCGCGTTCCTGTATTCGATCTTCGTGCGCGAGTTTGGCACAAACAATTTCCCGGACTGCTCGAACATGTGCCACGAGCCGACCAGCCGCGGCCTGCCGCCGGCCATCGGGGTGGGCAAGGGCACCATCGTGCTTCAGGATTTCGAGCACGCCGAGGCGATTTTCGTGATCGGCCAGAACACCGGCACCAATTCGCCGCGGATGATGAGCAACCTGGTCGAGGCGCGCAAACGCGGCATCCCGATCGTGGCGGTCAATCCGATGCCCGAGCGCGCGCTGATCCGCTTCGCCGAGCCGCAGGACATGGTGCAGATGGCCACGTTCGGTTCGACCGAGATCACCAGCGAGTTCGTGCACATCCGCATCGGCGGCGACCTGGCCCTGATCAAGGGCATGATGAAGGTGATGTTCGAGCGCGAAGCGCAGGGCGAGCGCGTGCTTGACCACGATTTCCTGGCCGAGCACACGGTGGGCTTGGACGCACTGCGCGATGACGTGCTGGCGCAGGACTGGAACGAGATCGTGCAGGTCTCCGGCATCACGCAGGCGCAGATCCGCCGCTGCGCCGAGATCTACATCCGCTCCAAGGCCACGGTGATCTGCTATGGCATGGGCCTGACCCAGCATCAGTATGGTTCGACCCTGCTGCAGCAGGTGGCCAATCTGCTGTTGCTGCGTGGCAACTTCGGCAAGCCCGGCGCAGGCATCGGGCCGATCCGTGGCCATTCCAACGTGCAGGGCGACCGTACCGTCGGCATCGACGAGAAACCCAAGCCAGCCTATCTGGACCGCGTGCAGCAGGTGTTCGGCTTCGATCCGCCGCGCGAGCACGGTCATCACGTGGTCGAATCGATCGAGGCGATGCTGGACGGCAGCGCCAAGGTGTTCATCGGTATGGGTGGCAACTTCATCCACGCCGTGCCCGATACACCGCGCGCGTACGAGGCCATGCGTGGCCTGGAGCTGACGGTCGGCATCGCCACCAAGCTCAATCGGGGTCACCTGGTGCATGGCCGCGATGCGCTGATCCTGCCGGTGGTTGCCCGCTCGGAGCGCATCGTCACGCCGGCAGGCGAGCAGTTCGTCACCATCGAAGACGCGATGTCGAACGTGACCGCTTCGCGCGGTGTGCTCGAGCCGGTCAGCACGGACGTGCTGCCGGAGGTCGAGATCGTCTGCCGCATGGCGATGGCAACACTGCCGCACAGCAAGGTCGACTGGGGTGGGTGCATGCATGACTACGCACCCATCCGCGAGCTGATCGCGGCGGTGTACCCGGAGATCTACACCGGCTTCAACGAGCGTATCCAGCAGCCGCACGGTTTCCACCTGGACATTCCACCGCGCCGCCGCGTGTGGCCCACGTCCAACGGCAAGGCGAACATCCTGGTGATGCCGGGCCTGGCCGTGGACGCGCCGGTGGACGACCCCGAGATGCTCCGGTTGGCCACCGTGCGCTCGCACGACCAGTACAACACCACCATCTACAGCTACAACGACCGCTACCGAGGCGTGTACAACGATCGCATGGTGTTGTTCATGAACATCGAGGATCGGCTGGCGCGCGGGCTGGAGAAGGAAGCGCTGGTTAGCCTGGAGACGATCAGTGGCGACGGCGTGAACCGGCGCATCGAGGGCCTGACCGTGCTGGACTACCCGATGCCGCGCGGCGCGCTGGCCGGTTACTACCCCGAGTTGAACCCGCTGCTACCGCTGGACTATTACGATCGGGTCAGCGGTACGCCCGCGGCCAAGTCGATCCCGGTGCGGATGCGGGCAATGGTGGCGGCGATTGCGTGA
- a CDS encoding AraC family transcriptional regulator — translation MNLPTNTTAPDRLSSLLERFRVQAALFHSGPLCGRHVFEPQPGRAFLHILRQGEMEVRHPDGDTALPRLKIDTPSLLLYPQPLHHVFFNAPLDGPDFTCATLDFDGGARNPIVQSLPPVMVVPLAAIGELDDTLHLLFAEADRQRCGSRLLTNRLFEVALIQILRWVVDHPDAAGVSHGLMRGLSDARLARALVAMHQAPQDDWTLPRMAATAGMSRSAFAAVFKDVMQATPASYLLDWRLSLACAQLRAGVAVKQVAIEVGFADTASLSKAFRKRLGASPRAWLAASAAQVG, via the coding sequence ATGAACTTACCCACCAACACTACTGCACCCGATCGCCTTTCCTCCCTGCTCGAACGCTTCCGGGTGCAGGCCGCGCTGTTCCACAGCGGTCCGCTGTGCGGGCGCCATGTCTTCGAGCCCCAGCCCGGTCGCGCCTTCCTGCACATCCTGCGCCAGGGTGAAATGGAGGTCCGTCATCCCGACGGCGATACCGCGCTGCCGCGGTTGAAGATCGACACACCCAGCCTGCTGCTGTATCCGCAACCGCTGCACCATGTGTTCTTCAATGCGCCGCTGGATGGCCCGGATTTCACCTGCGCCACGCTGGATTTCGATGGAGGCGCTCGCAATCCGATCGTGCAATCGCTGCCACCGGTGATGGTGGTGCCGCTGGCTGCGATCGGCGAACTGGATGACACCCTGCACCTGCTGTTCGCCGAGGCCGATCGCCAGCGCTGCGGTTCACGGCTGCTGACCAACCGCCTGTTCGAGGTGGCGCTGATCCAGATCCTGCGCTGGGTGGTGGATCACCCGGATGCGGCCGGGGTCAGCCATGGGCTGATGCGGGGGCTGTCGGATGCGCGGCTGGCCCGTGCGCTGGTGGCGATGCACCAGGCGCCGCAGGACGATTGGACGCTGCCGCGCATGGCCGCAACTGCGGGCATGTCGCGCAGCGCGTTCGCAGCGGTCTTCAAGGACGTGATGCAGGCCACGCCGGCCAGTTATCTGCTGGACTGGCGGCTGAGTCTTGCCTGCGCGCAGCTGCGGGCCGGCGTGGCGGTCAAACAGGTGGCGATCGAGGTGGGGTTTGCCGATACCGCCTCACTGTCGAAGGCGTTCCGCAAGCGGCTGGGGGCATCGCCGCGGGCGTGGTTGGCTGCGAGCGCAGCGCAGGTTGGGTAA
- a CDS encoding FecR family protein produces the protein MLDQHREALKERFPLPGPEQLQRRRGGSGAKRVLPVLLLAVAALLLADPAWQVRDYQTAVGERRDIELPDGSRVLLDAGTHLQVRRHLRSRQVLLAQGHARFEVQHSAWRRFQVDAGPVQVRNYGTVFDVDRQGDLSEVTLWRGEVGVSVDGGGTEQRLKPGQRLLAQPGSLSPPEAVDPDRADWTTGRLQFDRMPLSEVLRILQRYHDRPIVLDDPALGPLQVSGVFDADRAETAVALLPEILPVQVHTAADGSLHLRARD, from the coding sequence ATGCTCGACCAACACCGGGAGGCGCTGAAGGAACGCTTCCCGTTGCCAGGCCCGGAGCAGTTGCAGCGCCGACGCGGCGGATCTGGCGCAAAACGGGTACTGCCGGTGCTGTTGCTGGCGGTCGCCGCGCTGCTGCTGGCCGACCCAGCCTGGCAGGTGCGTGACTACCAGACCGCCGTCGGCGAGCGCCGCGACATCGAGCTGCCGGACGGCAGCCGCGTGCTGCTCGACGCGGGGACCCACCTGCAGGTCCGTCGCCATCTGCGTTCGCGGCAGGTGCTGCTGGCGCAGGGCCATGCGCGCTTCGAGGTGCAGCATTCGGCGTGGCGCCGCTTCCAGGTTGATGCTGGGCCGGTACAGGTACGCAACTACGGCACGGTGTTCGATGTTGACCGCCAGGGCGATCTCAGTGAGGTCACGCTGTGGCGCGGCGAGGTCGGTGTCAGCGTGGATGGCGGCGGCACCGAGCAGCGGCTGAAGCCGGGGCAGCGCCTGCTGGCCCAGCCAGGATCGCTGTCTCCGCCGGAAGCAGTGGATCCGGACCGGGCCGACTGGACCACCGGCCGGCTGCAGTTCGACCGCATGCCACTGAGCGAGGTGCTGCGCATCCTGCAGCGCTATCACGACCGTCCGATCGTGCTGGATGACCCGGCACTGGGTCCGCTGCAGGTGTCGGGCGTGTTCGATGCCGATCGTGCCGAGACGGCGGTCGCCTTGTTGCCGGAGATCCTGCCGGTCCAGGTGCATACCGCCGCCGACGGCAGCCTGCATCTGCGCGCCCGCGATTGA
- the fdhD gene encoding formate dehydrogenase accessory sulfurtransferase FdhD, translated as MPDSTPPHTPPAGTAQRPLQRWRSEGHQQQVDVVAEEVPVALRYNGAAFAVMMATPCDLEDFALGFSLSEGLIATPAQLLAIEVRPQLEGIELQMTVTEDAPGADLDPANERLLPGRGGCGLCGTRQLEEVLRPLPDVRERRTYPPAALQRALATLAQHQPMNAVSGSTHAAAWADASGRIGWVREDVGRHNALDKLIGALHHNEHTIEGGLLVISSRASYEMVSKAVRAGVSVLAAVSAPTALAIDLARSAGLCLVGFARESGFNVYTHPERLQADDR; from the coding sequence ATGCCTGACTCGACCCCGCCGCACACCCCGCCTGCAGGCACGGCACAGCGTCCGCTGCAGCGCTGGCGTAGCGAGGGGCACCAGCAGCAGGTCGACGTGGTGGCCGAGGAAGTACCGGTTGCGCTGCGCTACAACGGCGCCGCCTTCGCAGTGATGATGGCCACACCCTGCGACCTGGAGGACTTTGCGCTGGGGTTCTCGCTCAGCGAGGGATTGATCGCCACGCCTGCCCAACTGCTGGCCATCGAGGTACGACCGCAACTGGAAGGCATCGAGCTGCAGATGACCGTGACCGAGGATGCACCCGGTGCTGACCTGGATCCGGCCAACGAGCGCCTGCTGCCCGGCCGCGGTGGCTGCGGCCTGTGTGGCACGCGCCAGCTGGAAGAAGTGCTGCGGCCGCTGCCCGATGTGCGCGAACGGCGGACCTACCCGCCGGCGGCGCTGCAACGGGCGCTGGCCACGCTGGCGCAGCATCAGCCAATGAATGCGGTGAGTGGCTCGACCCACGCCGCGGCCTGGGCCGATGCCAGCGGTCGCATCGGCTGGGTGCGCGAAGACGTCGGCCGCCACAACGCGCTGGACAAGCTGATCGGCGCCCTGCATCACAACGAACACACGATCGAGGGCGGGCTGCTGGTGATTTCCAGCCGCGCCAGCTACGAAATGGTCAGCAAAGCCGTACGGGCCGGCGTCAGCGTACTGGCTGCTGTCTCGGCACCGACCGCGCTGGCGATCGACCTGGCCCGCAGCGCAGGCCTGTGCCTGGTCGGATTCGCGCGGGAGAGCGGGTTCAATGTGTATACCCATCCCGAACGGCTGCAGGCGGACGACAGGTAG